In one Saccharibacillus brassicae genomic region, the following are encoded:
- the queE gene encoding 7-carboxy-7-deazaguanine synthase QueE encodes MNVSASSRPIPVLEVFGPTIQGEGMSIGRKTMFVRTAGCDYRCSWCDSKFTWDGSAKDQIRMLSPEQIVDELLDLGGDTFDHVTISGGNPLLLPQIAYLIQELHGRGIRTAVETQGSRWQDWLVRIDEVTLSPKPPSSGMETDFDVLDDIVARLREASGRRDLCLKIVIFDEEDLTYARFVHKRYPDVPFILQTGNPQVAGEVQDHVSSLLQRYEWLIGRLSDLPDLKDARALPQLHTLVWGNKRGV; translated from the coding sequence ATGAACGTCTCCGCCTCCTCCCGCCCGATTCCCGTCCTCGAAGTGTTCGGTCCGACCATTCAGGGCGAAGGCATGTCGATCGGCCGCAAAACGATGTTCGTCCGCACGGCCGGCTGCGATTACCGCTGCTCGTGGTGCGATTCCAAGTTCACGTGGGACGGCAGCGCCAAAGACCAGATCCGCATGCTCTCGCCGGAGCAGATCGTCGACGAACTGCTTGATCTCGGCGGCGACACCTTCGATCACGTGACGATCTCCGGCGGCAATCCGCTGCTGCTGCCGCAAATCGCCTACCTGATCCAGGAGCTGCACGGACGCGGCATCCGGACCGCCGTCGAAACGCAAGGTTCGCGCTGGCAGGACTGGCTCGTGCGGATCGACGAAGTGACGCTGTCGCCCAAGCCGCCGAGCTCGGGTATGGAGACCGATTTCGACGTGCTGGACGATATCGTAGCCCGGCTGCGCGAAGCTTCCGGCCGGCGCGATCTGTGTCTCAAGATCGTCATTTTCGACGAAGAAGACCTGACTTACGCCCGCTTCGTGCACAAGCGCTACCCGGACGTGCCGTTCATTTTGCAGACCGGCAACCCGCAGGTAGCTGGCGAAGTGCAGGATCACGTCTCTTCGCTGCTGCAGCGTTACGAATGGCTGATCGGACGATTGTCCGACCTGCCGGATCTCAAAGACGCCCGGGCGCTTCCGCAGCTGCACACGCTCGTGTGGGGCAACAAACGCGGCGTGTAA
- the queD gene encoding 6-carboxytetrahydropterin synthase QueD has product MSEREQQRRSPGPYQIVERLQVFGEDISGEQLRYHRKRVLVSKSFTFDAAHHLHDYEGKCKNLHGHTYEVVFGLSAIPSANGIAVDFGEIKQIWKEEIETYLDHRYLNETLPLMNTTAENMVVWIYEQMEDALASERYAHLEARTEFVRLFETPTSYAEARREWMER; this is encoded by the coding sequence ATGAGCGAACGCGAACAACAGCGGCGCAGTCCGGGCCCTTACCAGATCGTGGAGCGGCTTCAGGTGTTCGGCGAAGACATCTCCGGCGAGCAGCTGCGCTACCACCGCAAGCGCGTGCTGGTGAGCAAATCGTTTACTTTCGACGCCGCCCATCATCTGCACGATTACGAAGGCAAATGCAAAAACCTGCACGGCCACACGTACGAAGTCGTATTCGGCCTCTCGGCGATTCCGTCCGCCAACGGCATCGCGGTCGATTTCGGCGAGATCAAGCAGATCTGGAAAGAAGAGATCGAGACGTATCTGGACCACCGCTACCTCAACGAGACGCTGCCGCTTATGAACACGACGGCGGAGAATATGGTCGTCTGGATCTACGAGCAGATGGAAGACGCTCTCGCTTCGGAACGTTATGCGCACCTCGAAGCCCGCACCGAATTCGTCCGCCTGTTCGAAACGCCGACGTCCTACGCGGAAGCCCGACGGGAGTGGATGGAACGATGA
- the queF gene encoding preQ(1) synthase: MSHSRQDGLEDLTLLGNQGTTYTFEYDPGILESFDNKHEYRDYFVKFNCPEFTSLCPITGQPDFATIYISYIPDVKMVESKSLKLYLFSFRNHGDFHEDCMNIIMNDLIKLMDPRYIEVWGKFTPRGGISIDPYTNYGKPGTKYEEMAWNRLTNHDLYPEKVDNR, from the coding sequence ATGAGCCATTCCCGCCAAGACGGTCTTGAAGATTTGACGCTGCTGGGCAACCAGGGCACAACCTATACGTTCGAATACGATCCCGGCATTCTGGAGTCGTTCGACAACAAGCACGAGTACCGCGATTATTTCGTCAAATTCAACTGCCCGGAGTTCACGAGTCTGTGCCCGATCACCGGTCAGCCGGATTTTGCCACGATCTATATCAGCTACATTCCGGACGTCAAAATGGTCGAAAGCAAGTCGCTCAAATTGTACCTGTTCAGCTTCCGCAACCACGGCGACTTCCACGAGGACTGCATGAACATCATCATGAACGACCTGATCAAGCTGATGGACCCGCGCTATATCGAAGTCTGGGGCAAGTTCACGCCGCGCGGCGGCATCTCGATCGATCCGTACACGAACTACGGCAAGCCGGGCACCAAATACGAAGAAATGGCGTGGAACCGCCTGACGAACCACGACCTGTATCCGGAAAAAGTGGACAACCGCTAA
- a CDS encoding rhodanese-like domain-containing protein, whose amino-acid sequence MALTFTDMVTQARNNVPAVTSQEAREKINANPNTFIIDVQDAADAGACGLIPSSANISLGMLPIRADLGVPAELRDERLSDRNRPILVTCGAGGQAALGAYALKMMGFTDVAFIDGGTAAWKQAGFEVEEA is encoded by the coding sequence ATGGCTTTGACATTCACGGACATGGTTACCCAGGCCCGAAACAACGTACCCGCCGTTACTTCCCAGGAAGCTCGCGAGAAAATCAACGCAAACCCGAACACGTTCATCATCGACGTGCAGGACGCGGCAGATGCGGGCGCATGCGGACTGATCCCGAGCAGCGCGAACATTTCGCTCGGCATGCTGCCGATCCGCGCCGATCTCGGCGTTCCGGCCGAACTGCGCGACGAGCGCCTGAGCGACCGCAACCGCCCGATCCTCGTGACGTGCGGCGCCGGCGGCCAAGCGGCTCTGGGCGCTTACGCGCTCAAAATGATGGGCTTCACCGACGTCGCGTTTATCGACGGCGGAACGGCGGCTTGGAAACAGGCCGGGTTTGAGGTAGAGGAAGCGTAA